A single Marinobacter sp. es.042 DNA region contains:
- a CDS encoding marine proteobacterial sortase target protein codes for MIISSSLLRLHSRPSVNSGQRIRLKRCVEGISLWLAVMLMLFVHPLYAEANETDNVGQFHFVDGQGQWQEPALVLESDFDVRISGLIADSRLLRRFRNTSDRWREGVFVFPLPQKASVYGLTMKVGERTIEGKVQPKETARRTYEKAKQAGQHAANVEQQRPNLFTARVANIPPGETVSVELKYQQPVQYQAGVFELTVPTTLTPRYMPGKALGAAPDQWQGGWAVPTTEVPDAGAISPFTVNPGDVADDSHRAVINLVIDSGLPLESVSSPSHRLATSQDGQTFRVRPDGGEILMDRDFVVRWRPVAGLEPSAAVFHQSWEGEDYLMAMLVPGESGTMSLPRDLVFVIDTSGSMAGESIRQARDALQAGLDTLTPRDRFNIIQFNSQTHSLFMQPEVATGNNLARARQYVDRLRADGGTEMAPALSRALDGGGETEGGARVRQVIFITDGAVGNEAALFRQIRQQLGNQRLFTVAIGSAPNRHFMREAARWGRGTYTAIHSPSDVNGPLQALFSAMESPVLTDIGVNWPGQKAGQESFPRRPGDLFQGEPLIHVVRGVPAMGQLEVSGRLPGGRDWTRTLDLQQAAPATGLHRHWAREKIDSLEDEAKVAGREPDKAGLTGLAVKHGLMSAYTSFVAVDSTPARNTDTPMTSDNLPTLLPAGSQAGMLRYPQTATPAPLLIALGLVGLMFSLAIVLLQRRAF; via the coding sequence ATGATTATTTCCAGTTCCCTTCTAAGGCTTCATTCACGTCCCTCCGTTAACAGCGGCCAGCGAATCCGGTTAAAGCGCTGCGTGGAGGGCATCAGCCTTTGGCTCGCCGTGATGTTGATGCTGTTTGTCCACCCACTCTATGCCGAGGCGAATGAGACCGACAACGTTGGCCAGTTCCACTTCGTTGACGGCCAGGGTCAGTGGCAGGAGCCGGCCCTGGTGCTGGAGAGCGATTTCGATGTGCGCATCAGCGGTTTGATTGCCGACTCCCGGCTGCTGAGGCGTTTTCGAAACACCAGCGACCGGTGGCGGGAGGGCGTGTTTGTGTTCCCGTTGCCGCAAAAGGCCAGTGTGTATGGACTGACCATGAAAGTGGGCGAGCGGACGATCGAAGGCAAGGTGCAGCCGAAGGAGACGGCGCGCCGGACTTATGAGAAAGCAAAACAGGCCGGGCAGCACGCGGCGAATGTCGAGCAGCAGCGGCCGAATCTGTTTACCGCACGGGTGGCCAACATTCCCCCGGGGGAGACGGTATCGGTGGAGCTGAAGTATCAACAACCGGTGCAGTATCAGGCCGGCGTGTTCGAACTCACTGTGCCAACCACGCTGACGCCCCGTTACATGCCGGGAAAGGCGCTCGGTGCAGCGCCGGATCAGTGGCAGGGTGGTTGGGCAGTGCCGACGACCGAAGTGCCAGATGCCGGTGCCATCAGTCCCTTTACGGTCAATCCGGGTGATGTGGCGGACGATAGCCATCGGGCGGTGATCAATCTGGTGATTGATTCCGGGCTCCCCCTTGAGAGCGTCTCCAGCCCGTCGCATCGCCTTGCGACGAGTCAGGACGGTCAGACGTTCAGAGTTCGTCCCGATGGCGGCGAGATCCTGATGGACCGGGACTTTGTGGTGCGCTGGCGCCCGGTTGCCGGGCTGGAGCCCTCGGCAGCGGTGTTCCATCAGTCCTGGGAAGGAGAGGATTACCTCATGGCCATGCTGGTGCCTGGAGAAAGCGGCACCATGTCGTTGCCCCGGGATCTGGTGTTTGTGATCGACACCTCCGGTTCCATGGCTGGCGAATCGATCCGCCAGGCCCGAGATGCTCTTCAGGCAGGTCTGGACACACTGACACCGAGGGACCGGTTCAATATCATCCAGTTCAACAGCCAGACGCATTCCCTGTTCATGCAGCCGGAAGTGGCCACCGGTAACAACCTTGCCCGGGCGCGCCAGTATGTGGATCGCCTTCGTGCTGACGGTGGCACCGAGATGGCACCGGCCCTGTCCAGAGCCCTGGACGGCGGAGGCGAGACTGAAGGCGGCGCACGGGTGCGCCAGGTCATTTTCATTACCGATGGCGCGGTGGGAAATGAAGCTGCGCTGTTCCGGCAGATCCGCCAGCAGCTTGGAAACCAGAGGCTGTTTACGGTGGCTATTGGCTCTGCGCCGAACCGGCACTTCATGCGCGAAGCCGCCCGCTGGGGGCGGGGTACCTACACGGCGATTCACTCGCCTTCCGATGTGAATGGACCTCTGCAGGCCCTGTTCTCAGCCATGGAGTCACCGGTTCTGACCGATATCGGGGTCAACTGGCCCGGCCAGAAAGCCGGTCAGGAGTCGTTTCCGAGACGCCCGGGCGATTTGTTCCAGGGCGAGCCGCTGATTCATGTGGTCCGTGGCGTCCCGGCCATGGGGCAGCTAGAGGTGTCGGGGCGCCTGCCGGGAGGCAGGGACTGGACCAGAACGCTGGATCTGCAGCAGGCCGCTCCCGCAACGGGGCTGCATCGGCATTGGGCGAGGGAGAAAATCGACAGTTTGGAGGATGAGGCCAAGGTTGCTGGCCGGGAGCCGGATAAGGCCGGACTGACCGGGCTGGCGGTTAAGCACGGCCTGATGTCTGCCTACACCAGTTTTGTGGCCGTGGATTCAACGCCCGCCCGGAACACGGACACGCCAATGACATCGGACAACCTGCCCACACTGCTGCCGGCAGGGAGCCAGGCGGGCATGCTGCGATACCCGCAGACTGCGACCCCGGCACCCTTGCTCATCGCGCTCGGTTTGGTGGGGTTGATGTTTTCACTGGCGATTGTGCTGCTGCAGAGGAGGGCGTTCTGA
- a CDS encoding GlsB/YeaQ/YmgE family stress response membrane protein encodes MNLILFLIIGGVAGWLAGLIMKGRGFGILANIGIGIVGSFLGGFVFRLLGLAAQGAVGELVTATVGAVLLLAIVSAIKKA; translated from the coding sequence ATGAATCTGATTCTGTTTTTGATTATAGGCGGTGTGGCCGGTTGGCTGGCTGGTTTGATCATGAAGGGCCGTGGCTTTGGCATTCTGGCCAACATCGGTATTGGTATTGTCGGCTCGTTTCTCGGCGGTTTTGTGTTCCGCCTTCTGGGTCTGGCGGCCCAGGGCGCTGTTGGTGAGCTGGTAACTGCAACGGTAGGCGCTGTGTTGCTTCTCGCTATTGTTAGTGCAATCAAGAAGGCCTGA
- the pdsR gene encoding proteobacterial dedicated sortase system response regulator, with protein sequence MKKHVVLIEDEPAIRDNYRAAFERRGYRVSAHGDRASAWQVLRQSLPDLAIIDVGLGDEPEGGFALCQDLRSLSQTLPIIFLTARDSDIDSVHGLRLGADDYVTKDMSLDHLLARVTALLRRADAWAEALQKPDEVLERGKLSLNVDRMTVAWDETPIDLTVTEFWMLHSLVQHPGHVRSREQLMEAASTVLDDNTVTSHIKRIRRKFQQIDATFDGIQTAYGMGYRWNAREV encoded by the coding sequence ATGAAGAAACACGTTGTACTGATCGAAGACGAACCCGCCATCCGCGACAACTACCGGGCCGCGTTCGAGCGCCGTGGCTATCGTGTGAGCGCCCACGGCGACCGGGCTTCCGCCTGGCAGGTGCTACGTCAGTCGTTACCCGACCTGGCCATTATCGACGTCGGGCTGGGCGATGAACCGGAAGGCGGTTTTGCCCTGTGTCAGGACCTGAGATCGCTGTCTCAAACCCTGCCGATTATCTTCCTCACCGCCCGCGACAGCGACATCGATTCCGTTCACGGTTTGCGCCTCGGCGCCGACGATTACGTAACCAAGGACATGAGCCTGGACCACCTGCTGGCCCGGGTTACCGCCCTGCTCAGGCGGGCCGACGCCTGGGCCGAAGCCCTGCAGAAACCGGACGAGGTGCTCGAGCGTGGCAAACTCTCTCTCAATGTGGATCGCATGACAGTGGCCTGGGATGAAACGCCCATCGACCTGACCGTCACTGAATTCTGGATGCTGCACTCGCTGGTTCAGCACCCCGGCCATGTCCGCAGCCGGGAACAATTGATGGAAGCCGCAAGCACGGTGCTGGATGACAATACGGTCACCTCCCACATCAAGCGTATCCGCCGCAAGTTCCAGCAGATTGACGCAACCTTTGACGGCATACAGACCGCCTACGGCATGGGCTACCGGTGGAACGCCCGTGAGGTCTGA
- a CDS encoding DUF2202 domain-containing protein produces the protein MNAKTFTTAALIGSMFLASATFAAGGPRNSDGGGRSAETADSEDLTTIEVSDLQFMREEEKLARDVYLTMDQYWGDRTQVFARIALSEESHTSTVDYLLKKFDVEDPVVNDTIGVFTNQELQALYDELVAKGKNSFVDGLFVGGLIEEKDMRDILAAINQTDERAIILAYSNLLDGSKSHLKAFVSVIEAQGLTYEAQVLDAEEVELILEDESQVED, from the coding sequence ATGAACGCAAAAACCTTCACCACTGCCGCACTCATTGGTTCGATGTTCCTTGCCAGCGCCACATTCGCTGCAGGCGGTCCGCGCAACAGCGACGGCGGGGGTCGATCGGCAGAAACTGCCGATTCGGAAGATCTGACCACCATTGAGGTGAGCGATCTGCAGTTCATGCGCGAAGAGGAAAAGCTGGCCCGAGACGTTTATCTCACAATGGACCAGTACTGGGGCGACAGAACGCAGGTATTCGCAAGAATCGCGCTGTCCGAAGAATCTCATACCAGCACCGTAGACTACCTGTTGAAAAAGTTTGATGTTGAAGACCCGGTAGTGAATGACACGATCGGCGTATTCACCAACCAGGAACTTCAGGCTCTATACGACGAATTGGTTGCCAAGGGAAAAAACTCGTTTGTTGATGGCTTGTTCGTAGGAGGCCTGATCGAAGAGAAGGATATGAGAGATATTCTGGCCGCAATTAATCAAACCGATGAGCGCGCCATCATTCTCGCTTATTCCAATCTTTTGGATGGCTCGAAAAGCCACCTGAAAGCCTTTGTGAGCGTGATCGAGGCACAGGGACTGACTTATGAGGCTCAAGTGCTGGATGCGGAAGAAGTGGAGCTTATCCTCGAAGATGAGAGCCAAGTTGAAGACTGA
- a CDS encoding lysophospholipid acyltransferase family protein, with protein sequence MGIIRKLLAWLSVPIICLFALVFYAARPFNPDNNRFLARAVARFGRAILGMERPLEGWENMPQDRPTVVLANHQHNDDLFVMGDLLPPRTVTVGKSSLVWVPFFGQVFWLGGNVILNRGRSHKAIAVMRATSSAIARDRKSLWVFPEGTRSRGRGLQKFKKGAFHAAVASGAPITMVCVQEYADEALGWTGRRESVAIRVLPPIETEGLTADDIPELIERCHKKMSETIATL encoded by the coding sequence ATGGGTATTATCAGAAAACTGCTGGCGTGGCTGAGCGTGCCGATCATTTGCCTGTTCGCGCTCGTGTTCTACGCGGCGAGGCCGTTCAATCCGGATAACAACCGTTTCCTGGCGCGTGCTGTGGCCCGTTTCGGGCGGGCAATCCTGGGAATGGAGCGACCACTGGAAGGCTGGGAAAACATGCCCCAGGACCGGCCCACGGTTGTCCTTGCCAACCACCAGCACAATGACGATCTGTTTGTTATGGGTGATCTGTTGCCGCCGCGCACCGTGACGGTTGGTAAATCGTCACTGGTCTGGGTGCCTTTCTTTGGACAGGTCTTCTGGCTGGGCGGAAACGTTATCCTTAATCGCGGACGCTCCCACAAGGCTATCGCGGTTATGAGGGCCACAAGCAGTGCCATCGCACGGGATCGGAAAAGCCTCTGGGTGTTCCCCGAAGGCACTCGCAGCAGAGGCCGGGGACTGCAGAAATTCAAGAAAGGCGCGTTTCACGCAGCGGTAGCATCGGGCGCGCCCATCACCATGGTCTGTGTTCAGGAGTACGCCGATGAGGCCCTCGGCTGGACCGGCCGGCGTGAGTCTGTGGCCATTCGGGTTTTGCCGCCCATCGAAACCGAGGGTCTCACGGCTGATGATATTCCGGAGCTGATCGAGCGTTGCCACAAGAAAATGTCGGAGACGATTGCCACATTGTAA
- a CDS encoding ATP-binding protein, whose protein sequence is MNLKRQLFVASLLMLLIPWAGLQFVLELDDALRQQARQQLQAQAGRLAETAGDQIIGTEVIKPEEPAIYVEPLAGDLNLNGYGDDWPGYDDENQDMNWQGDSSVTGKPSLQWQAVTDQRNLYLLIRVNQRKPVFFNPGDPSQPHDRLRIWLEPAPGNLATDAIRKSWLLRTPAPGQLYGLEEVGGQPDYRISGFLQDAGQGWQLELKLPMPVDRSRLGFAALWGSDQVTGVSTSVDPLPVLVSRNLALERQLEPQLNPGQQARLVEPAGWVIARQQPDSAVTAPEFDSLSPVQVLEKISLNALRGLVRLYQPEPIALETDTNRVDVEALPETGLVRHEDDSVWLLTTREVFGGRTLILEQSLDQLLTLSGSALGSVIARSTLIIVALTLVLLGYASWLSWRITRLQRAVSASIDEDGRITGRVPDARSKDELGQLQRHFSLMVDRLHGYNRYLESFSRRLSHELKTPVAVVRSSLENLNHSDSEEERRQYIERAASATERLRQILHGMSEAARLEQSLDHADKEQFDLAEVAAEATAAYQALDSSHQIRYSGPQAGCKITGSPELMVQLLDKLVDNARDFTPQNGLIEVGLETVSEGLCLSVFNEGSTLPEDTTTDIFSPFVSMRDGQEQGHLGQGLLIVNLIADYHGAHVEARNRAQGGIDGVCFRVMIPVIHS, encoded by the coding sequence TTGAATCTCAAGCGCCAGCTGTTCGTTGCCAGCCTTCTGATGCTGCTGATCCCCTGGGCGGGCCTTCAGTTTGTTCTGGAGCTGGATGATGCCCTCCGCCAACAGGCCCGGCAGCAACTCCAGGCCCAGGCCGGGAGACTGGCCGAAACTGCCGGCGACCAGATCATCGGCACTGAGGTCATCAAACCCGAGGAACCGGCCATCTACGTGGAACCGCTCGCCGGCGACCTGAACCTGAATGGTTATGGTGACGACTGGCCGGGTTATGACGATGAAAATCAGGACATGAACTGGCAAGGCGACAGCTCCGTGACCGGAAAGCCCAGCCTTCAATGGCAGGCTGTGACAGATCAACGAAACCTGTATCTTCTGATTCGAGTTAACCAACGGAAGCCTGTTTTCTTCAACCCCGGCGATCCGAGTCAGCCACATGATCGCCTCAGGATCTGGCTGGAGCCAGCCCCCGGCAACCTTGCCACCGACGCTATCCGGAAATCCTGGCTGCTGCGCACGCCAGCCCCGGGCCAGCTGTATGGCCTGGAAGAGGTCGGAGGACAGCCGGACTATAGAATTTCCGGCTTCCTACAGGACGCCGGCCAGGGCTGGCAGCTGGAACTGAAACTGCCCATGCCTGTGGACCGAAGCCGCCTGGGTTTTGCGGCCTTATGGGGCAGTGATCAGGTAACCGGCGTCTCCACGTCGGTTGACCCATTGCCGGTGCTGGTCAGTCGAAATCTCGCCCTGGAGCGACAACTGGAACCCCAACTTAACCCCGGCCAGCAGGCCCGACTGGTTGAACCGGCTGGATGGGTCATCGCGAGACAACAGCCTGACTCGGCCGTCACAGCGCCGGAGTTCGACAGTCTCAGCCCGGTGCAGGTGCTCGAAAAGATCAGTCTCAATGCACTCAGGGGCCTGGTACGCCTCTACCAGCCAGAACCCATAGCCCTTGAAACCGACACCAACCGTGTGGACGTTGAGGCGCTACCGGAGACAGGTCTGGTCCGCCATGAGGATGACAGCGTCTGGCTGCTGACCACCCGGGAGGTTTTCGGTGGCCGCACGCTGATTCTCGAACAGTCCCTGGACCAGCTTCTGACCCTGTCCGGCTCTGCCCTGGGCTCGGTCATTGCCCGCAGCACCCTGATTATTGTCGCCCTGACCCTGGTTCTGCTTGGCTATGCCAGCTGGCTGTCCTGGCGGATTACCCGGCTGCAGCGCGCAGTCAGCGCCAGTATCGACGAAGACGGGCGGATCACCGGCAGAGTGCCGGATGCCCGAAGCAAGGACGAACTGGGCCAGTTGCAGCGACACTTCAGCCTGATGGTGGATCGTCTCCACGGGTACAACCGCTACCTGGAAAGCTTCTCCCGGCGACTCTCTCACGAGCTTAAAACACCTGTCGCCGTGGTTCGTTCCTCGCTGGAAAACCTCAACCACAGCGATTCGGAGGAAGAGCGCAGGCAATACATCGAAAGGGCCGCTTCCGCCACCGAACGCCTCCGGCAGATACTCCATGGCATGAGCGAAGCGGCGCGTCTGGAACAGAGCCTGGACCATGCGGATAAAGAACAGTTTGATCTGGCGGAGGTGGCCGCAGAAGCAACCGCTGCGTATCAGGCCCTCGACAGCAGCCATCAGATCCGCTACTCGGGGCCGCAGGCAGGCTGCAAGATCACGGGTTCGCCAGAACTGATGGTGCAACTGCTCGATAAGCTGGTCGATAACGCCCGGGATTTCACACCACAGAATGGCCTGATTGAGGTGGGCCTGGAAACAGTTTCGGAAGGGCTATGTCTGTCGGTCTTCAACGAGGGTTCAACGCTGCCCGAAGACACAACAACTGACATCTTCAGCCCCTTCGTTTCAATGCGGGACGGCCAGGAACAGGGCCACTTGGGACAGGGGCTACTCATTGTCAACCTGATTGCCGACTACCATGGTGCCCATGTGGAAGCCCGGAACCGCGCCCAAGGTGGCATTGACGGTGTGTGCTTCCGGGTTATGATCCCAGTTATCCACTCTTGA
- a CDS encoding OmpA family protein, translated as MTVLVLDNPGLIANAAMAAGFTAAAYDAGTRRPHRMKFHYGFNKHSLDKDDIAFLQQHAAYLKEHPSVSVRIHGHSDNFGSEDYNQFLSRLRASAVARSLIQEGLEESRILMRHWGSARPLATPEDRAANRRVELEYMDMGVAQAL; from the coding sequence ATGACCGTACTTGTATTGGATAACCCGGGCCTGATCGCCAATGCTGCGATGGCCGCAGGCTTCACCGCTGCCGCATACGATGCCGGGACCAGGCGCCCGCACCGCATGAAGTTCCACTACGGCTTTAACAAGCACTCACTGGACAAGGATGACATTGCCTTCCTGCAACAGCACGCCGCCTACCTGAAGGAGCACCCTTCCGTGAGCGTGCGGATTCATGGCCATTCCGACAACTTCGGTTCGGAGGATTACAACCAGTTTCTGTCACGATTGCGGGCCAGCGCAGTGGCTCGAAGTCTCATTCAGGAAGGCTTGGAGGAATCCCGGATTCTAATGCGGCACTGGGGCTCAGCGCGTCCTCTGGCAACACCGGAAGACAGGGCTGCCAACCGCCGAGTAGAACTGGAATACATGGACATGGGTGTCGCCCAGGCACTCTGA
- a CDS encoding MAPEG family protein: MIVPVTGVFAAVIGILLLVLSAQVVKFRLKYKKGLGITDDRDFEAAVRAHANLVEYAPLGLLMLAIAELNGVSSTLIYWNGMALVVGRILHAFGMINGRGGTHWARMIGILLTWLAILVTALLLLWNVWQVYG, translated from the coding sequence ATGATCGTACCCGTAACCGGAGTGTTTGCCGCAGTTATCGGCATTCTTTTGCTGGTGTTGTCGGCTCAGGTCGTCAAATTTCGTCTGAAGTATAAGAAGGGCCTGGGCATCACCGATGATCGGGATTTCGAGGCCGCGGTCCGGGCCCACGCCAACCTGGTGGAGTATGCCCCCCTTGGTCTGCTCATGCTGGCTATCGCTGAGCTAAACGGCGTTTCCAGTACTCTGATTTACTGGAACGGTATGGCGCTGGTGGTTGGTCGCATTCTTCATGCCTTCGGCATGATCAACGGTCGCGGTGGCACCCATTGGGCCCGTATGATCGGCATTCTGCTGACCTGGCTGGCGATTCTGGTGACAGCCTTATTGCTGTTGTGGAACGTCTGGCAGGTTTATGGCTAG
- a CDS encoding class GN sortase: MTRLLLLLLTSSATLLVFGLWIPLKAIIAQELLAIAWAESQARQTESRPWPWADTWPVARLAIPELNDSMIVLADTHGESLAFGPGRLTGGADVGGAVIIAGHRDTHFRSLKALETGNEVRLQGRDGRWQSYLVEGARVVDSRSELIDTQRLPEGTLLLVTCYPFDSVDAGGPLRYVVRASAKGKQREQIDTVAGI; encoded by the coding sequence ATGACCCGGCTTCTGCTTCTGTTGTTGACCAGCTCTGCTACCTTGTTGGTATTCGGGTTATGGATTCCGCTCAAGGCGATTATCGCCCAGGAATTACTGGCGATCGCCTGGGCTGAAAGCCAGGCCCGGCAGACGGAATCGCGCCCCTGGCCGTGGGCGGACACCTGGCCGGTAGCCCGGCTGGCTATTCCGGAACTGAACGACTCGATGATTGTTCTGGCCGATACCCATGGTGAGAGCCTGGCCTTTGGGCCGGGCCGATTAACCGGAGGCGCAGATGTCGGGGGAGCCGTGATCATTGCCGGGCACCGGGATACACATTTCCGGAGCCTGAAAGCGCTGGAGACCGGCAATGAGGTGCGCCTGCAGGGTCGGGACGGCCGTTGGCAGAGTTACCTGGTGGAGGGTGCCCGGGTGGTGGACAGCCGTTCAGAGCTGATCGATACCCAGCGCCTGCCAGAGGGGACGCTTCTGCTGGTGACCTGTTACCCGTTCGACAGTGTCGACGCCGGTGGGCCACTGCGATACGTGGTCAGAGCTTCGGCAAAGGGTAAACAAAGGGAACAAATTGACACTGTTGCCGGAATATAA
- a CDS encoding rhomboid family intramembrane serine protease, translated as MLIIPAENAINWKRPPWVTLGLIMTCLLVFLFYQGDDSRKLEQAVEQYLAADLHELEAPAYEDYLQRQIQFHGEEGRVYELQQFQQLREENETFWLAINLMMDREFYQYLLQNRDVIWAPAERARWQEQRTAIEQQYIQKLSANQLGLVPADLSLYTLITYQFLHGGWGHIIGNLIFLFLLGFTVEKALGPGRYLIAYLVCGALSGLMFTAVSAGSYVPLVGASGSISGLMGMYVAIYGLQKIRFFYFLGVYFNYFRAPAIALLPVWVGKEIYDYWYAGATGIAYMAHAGGLIAGAGLVWLLGKSWLQVREEFFEPEEEEQDARFTTGYAQAMASLGRMEFDLARRQFEALREHYPERHILLEHLYQLAKLRPDLPEYRDRAKELMNDALSRRQPEQMISIWQEYLGKGESYQPLAAEDHNRVLFTSLKQHDLKAAEKAFERLRSTGDDMLTTEACRLLVEEFEKRQMAPKARHYRQLLQAR; from the coding sequence ATGCTGATTATCCCGGCTGAAAACGCCATCAACTGGAAACGCCCGCCCTGGGTCACCCTGGGCCTGATCATGACCTGCCTGCTGGTTTTTCTGTTTTATCAGGGGGACGACAGCCGGAAACTCGAGCAGGCCGTTGAACAGTACCTGGCCGCCGACCTTCATGAGCTGGAGGCGCCGGCCTACGAGGATTACCTGCAACGACAAATCCAGTTCCATGGTGAAGAAGGCCGGGTATACGAACTACAGCAGTTTCAGCAACTCCGGGAAGAGAACGAAACCTTCTGGCTGGCCATCAACCTGATGATGGACCGGGAGTTCTATCAGTATCTGCTGCAGAACCGTGATGTGATCTGGGCGCCGGCAGAAAGGGCCCGTTGGCAGGAGCAGCGCACTGCGATAGAGCAGCAGTACATCCAGAAGCTGAGTGCCAACCAGTTGGGCCTGGTTCCTGCCGATCTGTCACTGTATACCCTGATCACCTACCAGTTTCTGCACGGCGGCTGGGGCCATATCATCGGTAACCTGATCTTCCTGTTCCTGCTGGGATTCACCGTTGAGAAAGCCCTGGGGCCGGGTCGGTACCTGATTGCCTATCTGGTTTGCGGTGCCTTGTCCGGCCTGATGTTTACCGCGGTTTCGGCGGGTAGCTATGTACCCCTGGTGGGTGCCTCGGGCTCGATCTCCGGCCTGATGGGCATGTACGTAGCCATCTATGGCCTGCAGAAGATCCGTTTCTTCTACTTTCTCGGCGTTTACTTCAACTATTTCCGTGCTCCGGCTATTGCCCTGTTACCGGTTTGGGTGGGCAAGGAAATCTACGATTACTGGTATGCTGGTGCCACCGGTATCGCCTACATGGCCCACGCTGGTGGTCTGATCGCAGGTGCCGGCCTGGTCTGGCTGCTTGGCAAAAGCTGGCTGCAGGTGCGAGAGGAATTTTTCGAGCCGGAAGAAGAAGAGCAGGATGCCCGGTTTACCACCGGTTACGCCCAGGCCATGGCCAGCCTGGGCCGGATGGAGTTCGATTTGGCCCGGCGGCAATTCGAGGCTCTTCGTGAGCACTATCCGGAACGCCATATTCTGCTGGAACACCTTTACCAGCTGGCCAAACTCCGCCCGGACTTGCCCGAATATCGTGATCGCGCCAAAGAACTGATGAACGATGCCCTCAGCCGGCGCCAGCCAGAGCAGATGATTTCGATCTGGCAGGAATACCTGGGCAAGGGGGAGAGCTATCAGCCACTAGCGGCAGAAGACCATAACCGGGTCCTTTTCACCAGCCTCAAGCAACATGATCTAAAGGCTGCAGAGAAAGCCTTCGAGCGGCTCAGAAGCACGGGCGATGACATGCTGACTACCGAGGCCTGTCGGTTGCTTGTGGAAGAGTTTGAAAAGCGCCAGATGGCACCGAAAGCCCGTCATTATCGTCAACTTCTTCAGGCCCGCTAG